One Bdellovibrio bacteriovorus str. Tiberius DNA segment encodes these proteins:
- a CDS encoding chloride channel protein yields the protein MTLTDLRQNWRHILHKLEYQDTLRVVPYLLASLVAAGTSLLYSQAFFFGEEVALHVVDNFHWALSLTITLTMIYLSWYLPYRFAKQAGGSGIPQMLIANELDPASDKTLIRSLIGIRTITMKIIASIACVLGGGAVGQEGPTLQIASGLFYRIGEKSTKWIQQLSMRPFILAGGASGLAAAFNTPLGGIAYALEELSKDYFNNFKTYVIWSVIATGLLVQTVQGSYLYIGFPSLESISWETYMWVIVTSAITGILGASYGSILFSVHQKRKSIQSFTRLSLLNLGCGFLFWLGITFISNHGVGGGKMLILDLLFRDGAATAQDILVRIGGPLLMAIAGAAGGLFAPSLTIGAVMGSFMAQIVWPHNHHLLIMTSMISFLSGFMQTPFTAFILIFEMTDRHSALFPMMLSSAIAVGTSRIFHKKSFYDLVKEDFMHQHHKAAK from the coding sequence ATGACCCTTACAGACTTACGCCAGAACTGGCGCCACATTCTGCATAAGCTGGAATATCAGGACACTTTGCGTGTTGTCCCCTATCTGCTGGCAAGTCTTGTTGCTGCTGGAACCTCGCTGCTGTATTCCCAGGCTTTTTTCTTCGGTGAAGAAGTCGCCCTGCATGTGGTTGATAACTTTCACTGGGCGCTCTCGCTGACCATCACCCTGACGATGATTTATCTGAGCTGGTACCTGCCCTATCGTTTTGCCAAACAGGCCGGAGGCAGCGGCATTCCGCAGATGCTGATTGCCAACGAACTGGATCCCGCATCAGACAAAACGCTTATTCGCTCGCTGATCGGTATTCGCACCATCACCATGAAGATCATCGCCTCTATCGCCTGCGTTCTGGGCGGAGGCGCCGTCGGCCAGGAAGGCCCCACTTTACAAATTGCCTCGGGGCTGTTCTATCGCATCGGGGAAAAATCCACAAAATGGATTCAGCAGCTTTCCATGCGCCCGTTCATTCTGGCCGGAGGCGCATCGGGACTGGCGGCAGCATTCAACACGCCGTTGGGTGGAATCGCCTATGCGCTTGAGGAGCTGTCCAAAGACTATTTCAATAACTTTAAAACCTATGTGATCTGGTCCGTGATCGCCACGGGTCTGCTGGTTCAGACTGTCCAAGGCAGCTATCTTTACATTGGTTTTCCCAGTCTGGAATCCATCAGCTGGGAAACCTACATGTGGGTGATTGTCACATCAGCCATCACCGGCATCCTTGGCGCAAGCTATGGGTCGATTTTATTTTCCGTGCATCAAAAAAGAAAAAGCATTCAGTCTTTCACCCGCTTAAGCCTGCTGAATCTGGGCTGTGGTTTTTTATTCTGGCTGGGCATTACTTTTATCAGCAATCACGGTGTGGGCGGCGGCAAAATGCTTATCCTGGATCTGTTATTCCGTGATGGCGCTGCCACGGCTCAGGATATTTTAGTGCGCATCGGCGGCCCTCTTCTGATGGCCATTGCAGGGGCGGCTGGTGGCTTGTTTGCCCCGTCTTTAACCATTGGTGCCGTGATGGGATCATTCATGGCCCAGATCGTATGGCCGCACAATCATCATCTGCTGATCATGACCTCGATGATTTCCTTCCTGTCCGGTTTCATGCAGACCCCGTTTACGGCCTTCATATTAATTTTTGAAATGACAGATCGGCATTCCGCGCTGTTTCCGATGATGCTCAGCTCGGCGATCGCCGTCGGCACCTCGCGAATATTCCATAAAAAATCCTTCTATGACCTGGTCAAAGAGGACTTCATGCACCAGCATCACAAAGCAGCCAAATAG
- a CDS encoding HD-GYP domain-containing protein: MDYVSIRVSTLRGDQKIDFNAYVKINDKMILYLRRGDSFEGERLKRLKDKKLRKMYILTDEEVSYRSYLQKNIETAYDDTTGKDIQTRADIIQGSQQNNAEEVFENPENVESYNYCKDAAGKYVNFIMSNAQAMSAVMNIENTDKTVSHHGVTVATLSIALAQKLGLNDPKKTQLLTLGALLHDYGHHHSTLNLSQPLATMSPEDLALWKKHPIEGAQKVQDKKHFDQTVINIIGQHEETINGTGPKGMREKDMDPLAVLVSSANAMDRLITFEGVAKAEAAKKLMIDHVGKHPLQHIQHLNDILKGL; this comes from the coding sequence ATGGATTATGTTTCTATACGTGTAAGCACCCTGCGCGGCGATCAAAAGATCGACTTCAACGCTTACGTTAAAATCAACGACAAGATGATACTCTACCTTCGTCGCGGCGACAGCTTTGAGGGGGAACGCCTGAAGCGCCTTAAGGACAAAAAACTGCGCAAAATGTACATCCTTACCGACGAAGAGGTCAGCTACCGCAGTTACCTGCAAAAGAATATTGAAACGGCCTATGACGACACCACCGGGAAGGACATCCAAACCCGCGCCGACATCATTCAGGGTTCGCAACAAAACAACGCGGAAGAGGTTTTTGAAAATCCCGAGAACGTTGAAAGCTACAACTATTGCAAAGATGCCGCAGGCAAGTATGTGAACTTTATCATGAGCAACGCCCAGGCGATGTCGGCGGTGATGAACATCGAGAACACGGACAAGACGGTGTCCCACCACGGCGTGACTGTGGCGACCCTGTCGATTGCACTGGCGCAGAAACTGGGTCTTAATGATCCGAAGAAAACGCAGCTTCTGACTTTGGGCGCTTTGCTGCATGACTATGGTCACCACCACAGCACTTTGAACCTGTCACAGCCGCTAGCCACCATGAGCCCGGAAGATCTGGCATTGTGGAAAAAGCACCCCATTGAAGGCGCGCAAAAAGTGCAGGATAAAAAGCACTTTGACCAGACGGTCATCAATATCATCGGTCAGCACGAAGAAACCATCAACGGCACGGGCCCGAAAGGAATGCGCGAAAAGGATATGGATCCTTTGGCGGTTCTGGTTTCATCAGCCAATGCGATGGACCGCCTGATTACTTTTGAAGGCGTTGCCAAAGCCGAAGCCGCGAAAAAACTGATGATCGATCACGTTGGCAAACACCCGTTGCAACACATTCAGCATCTGAATGACATCCTGAAAGGTCTGTAG
- the queG gene encoding tRNA epoxyqueuosine(34) reductase QueG: MKSLIDGTLTDLGFSHFGFAPLSKPLSFDFYREWIDQGLHGDMTYLAEHAQIKENPQSKWPRAQSALVFAMPYFPHPEKKSEFPLKQARVSLYAQGMDYHFWFKDRMKSLCTDLQKLFPEEEFLAFTDSSPVLERDLAKQAGLGWVGKNTCLIHPKEGSLFFIGEIYTSLKIHTEFAPLPDFCGTCTRCLDICPTGALIEPRKMDARKCISYLTIESRQIPEESLRSQIGDWFFGCDLCQTVCPWNQKAFKGQLSIETSLSLNESEEALLIEDLRYILSASGKKISRDFLGTPLARAGSFGLKRNAMIVAVNRGLKELRPEIQALSEHEKLGELALWSLEKLGN, translated from the coding sequence ATGAAATCTCTTATCGATGGAACCTTGACCGATCTGGGATTTTCCCACTTCGGTTTTGCGCCATTGAGCAAACCCTTAAGCTTTGATTTCTACCGGGAATGGATTGACCAGGGACTGCACGGAGACATGACCTATCTGGCCGAGCACGCCCAGATCAAGGAAAACCCCCAAAGCAAATGGCCCCGGGCCCAGAGCGCTTTGGTGTTTGCCATGCCTTACTTTCCCCATCCCGAGAAAAAATCTGAATTCCCGCTGAAACAAGCCCGCGTCAGCCTGTATGCGCAAGGCATGGATTATCATTTCTGGTTCAAGGATCGCATGAAGTCTTTGTGCACAGATTTACAAAAGCTTTTCCCCGAGGAAGAATTCCTGGCCTTCACCGACAGCAGCCCGGTGCTGGAGCGGGACCTTGCCAAACAAGCCGGCCTTGGCTGGGTGGGAAAGAACACCTGCCTGATCCACCCGAAAGAAGGCAGCCTGTTTTTCATTGGCGAGATCTACACATCCCTGAAAATTCACACCGAGTTTGCACCCTTGCCGGATTTCTGCGGCACCTGCACCCGCTGTCTGGATATCTGCCCGACCGGCGCGCTGATTGAGCCGCGCAAGATGGATGCACGCAAATGCATCTCGTATCTGACTATTGAATCCCGCCAGATCCCGGAAGAAAGCCTGCGCTCGCAAATTGGCGATTGGTTCTTTGGCTGTGATCTGTGCCAAACCGTGTGCCCGTGGAATCAGAAGGCCTTTAAAGGCCAGCTTTCCATCGAAACAAGTCTTAGCTTAAATGAATCGGAAGAAGCTCTGCTTATCGAGGACCTGCGCTATATTCTGTCGGCTTCCGGCAAAAAAATCAGTCGGGATTTTCTGGGAACACCGCTGGCCCGGGCGGGATCATTCGGTTTAAAACGCAATGCCATGATTGTTGCCGTCAACCGGGGTTTGAAAGAGCTGCGCCCGGAAATCCAAGCACTGAGCGAACATGAAAAGCTAGGGGAACTGGCTTTGTGGAGCCTTGAGAAACTGGGAAACTAA
- a CDS encoding CCA tRNA nucleotidyltransferase has protein sequence MQSLIESHPHWPAVESIYHKLQAHGYKAFLAGGCVRDALLGITANDLDLATDATPENVESLFSKTVNVGKSFGVMRVIVEGADIEVATFRNDGTYSDGRRPENVVFSSPEEDAERRDFTVNALFYDLTTHQVLDFVEGQKDLKARILRTVGQAERRFEEDNLRLLRAARFSAQLNFELEPASFAAVKKMAPKVKSVSGERIRDEMTKLLKTEHASRGLQVMKDSGLMNVLFPFRLRKNEWVKNPLATESWQRLALFVRGAQGTELSPVLDMLKLSSRDRRAIEDAWKIWQDPQLVLKNSLGKQLQMLAKEGVVFALRILLSEAVEKAAIELLLAEWKSWQEMLPRPFLNGEDLKGRLSGPAIGVCLDKAFEQQLERQLQSRDEALLWLKKYLERESS, from the coding sequence GTGCAAAGTCTTATCGAATCTCATCCTCACTGGCCGGCTGTGGAGTCAATTTACCACAAGCTGCAGGCTCATGGCTATAAGGCCTTTTTGGCTGGCGGCTGCGTGCGCGACGCCCTGTTGGGCATTACCGCCAATGATTTGGATCTGGCGACGGATGCGACCCCCGAAAATGTTGAATCCCTGTTTAGTAAAACCGTCAATGTCGGCAAAAGTTTCGGGGTTATGCGCGTGATCGTGGAAGGCGCGGATATCGAGGTCGCCACCTTCCGCAATGACGGCACCTACAGTGACGGGCGCCGCCCGGAAAATGTGGTTTTCTCAAGTCCTGAAGAGGATGCCGAGCGCCGGGATTTCACGGTGAATGCTCTTTTTTATGATTTGACCACGCACCAGGTGCTGGATTTTGTCGAGGGCCAGAAAGATCTTAAAGCGCGCATCCTGCGCACCGTAGGGCAGGCCGAGCGTCGTTTTGAAGAGGACAATCTGCGCCTGCTGCGAGCAGCCCGTTTTTCCGCCCAGCTGAATTTTGAACTGGAACCGGCCAGCTTTGCCGCCGTGAAAAAAATGGCCCCTAAAGTGAAGTCTGTCAGTGGTGAACGCATTCGCGATGAAATGACCAAGCTGCTGAAAACAGAACACGCCAGTCGCGGTCTGCAGGTCATGAAAGACTCAGGCCTGATGAATGTGTTGTTCCCGTTTCGTCTGCGCAAAAATGAATGGGTGAAGAACCCGCTGGCCACCGAATCCTGGCAGCGTCTGGCGCTGTTTGTGCGCGGGGCTCAGGGGACGGAGCTTTCCCCGGTTTTGGATATGCTGAAGCTTTCCAGCCGGGATCGCCGGGCGATTGAGGATGCCTGGAAAATCTGGCAGGATCCGCAACTGGTGTTGAAGAACTCTTTGGGAAAACAGCTGCAGATGCTGGCCAAAGAGGGTGTTGTTTTTGCTTTAAGAATCTTACTGTCCGAAGCGGTTGAAAAAGCTGCCATTGAACTTTTGCTGGCGGAATGGAAAAGCTGGCAGGAAATGCTGCCTCGGCCGTTTTTAAACGGCGAGGACCTGAAGGGGCGTCTCAGTGGGCCGGCCATTGGGGTGTGCCTGGACAAGGCCTTTGAACAGCAGCTGGAACGCCAGCTGCAAAGCCGCGATGAAGCGCTGTTGTGGCTGAAAAAATATCTGGAAAGAGAGTCATCTTAA
- a CDS encoding RDD family protein produces MESAFVPSTWRRFFAYGIDQIISLPFYLPFAGVFLRLIFTEDDVIVTLLQLFLLFLIPAVYEFVFLVMMQATPGKWFMGLKVVPATNYTEKLHWSQCLLRPLTGRLSFFFSWGIYALAFFRYDRTHLCDWAAETRVVQDKPRATQARMRWVLGLVFVCLYSYEGLASAKMILKSIDWSERQANLREVFDLQDYMDVTFED; encoded by the coding sequence ATGGAATCCGCATTTGTTCCCAGCACCTGGAGACGTTTTTTCGCCTATGGCATTGATCAGATTATCAGTCTGCCGTTTTACCTGCCATTTGCCGGGGTGTTTTTAAGACTGATCTTTACTGAAGATGACGTCATCGTGACGTTGTTGCAGCTGTTTTTGCTGTTTTTGATTCCTGCAGTGTATGAATTCGTCTTTCTGGTGATGATGCAGGCCACGCCAGGCAAATGGTTTATGGGGCTTAAAGTGGTTCCGGCCACAAACTATACCGAAAAGCTGCACTGGTCGCAGTGTCTGTTGCGCCCATTGACGGGGCGTTTGAGTTTCTTTTTCTCATGGGGAATTTATGCCCTGGCGTTTTTCCGCTATGATCGCACGCATCTGTGTGATTGGGCGGCGGAAACCCGTGTGGTGCAGGATAAGCCTCGCGCGACTCAAGCACGCATGCGCTGGGTGTTGGGACTGGTATTTGTGTGTCTTTATTCCTATGAAGGACTGGCTTCCGCCAAAATGATTCTGAAGTCCATTGACTGGTCCGAGCGTCAAGCCAACCTGCGTGAGGTGTTTGATCTTCAGGATTATATGGATGTGACGTTCGAAGATTAG
- a CDS encoding HD-GYP domain-containing protein — protein sequence MSSTSGKTVDVLIGSPRDSFWEAITSILKGYYPYQLKHFKSIDEALDHGTSENFKPILALVDGQDGTNLTNEWVQSTKMNYPDCPVIVLHSSAAPLDFSVVKKNGANEIMHINFDREFISDMVLQLAPIEMEGDQIPITALMPVDLRDMDAGTNINFDVFVHLPANHRSVMMRKSGDIVDQKHLDKFNALKQQMYIKKTQMKPFFEYARTVMSMRNMPLPISMTEKFHRSKKVIYEIMAQFLNGASTDYSEGKVILDKCKSIVADFELTKDLPPQEIFDEVFRFSGNVRTLYHDCICLSAYAAYFAQLLGWSTDKRETAAIAGLLHNIGLSQMPVTVGSKPVNDYTPEEISQYQLYPERSVVMVKAKKVPLPQEISDAIGQHRENGAGTGFPKKLINADISEFGKLLGFAYRFHEMTALTEGGKQARTATQAIQDLRDEALSGSGNVDLLMTTTIFKKWKPAA from the coding sequence CCCGTGACTCCTTCTGGGAAGCCATCACCTCTATCCTGAAGGGTTACTATCCGTACCAGCTCAAGCACTTCAAATCCATCGACGAAGCCCTGGATCACGGCACTTCCGAAAACTTCAAACCTATTTTAGCCCTTGTCGACGGACAGGACGGCACCAATCTGACCAATGAATGGGTGCAGTCCACCAAAATGAACTATCCCGACTGCCCGGTCATCGTTCTGCATTCCTCCGCCGCCCCTTTGGATTTCTCCGTCGTGAAGAAAAACGGTGCGAATGAAATCATGCACATCAATTTCGACCGTGAATTCATTTCCGACATGGTTCTGCAACTGGCCCCGATTGAAATGGAAGGCGACCAGATCCCGATCACAGCGCTAATGCCCGTGGATCTGCGCGATATGGACGCCGGAACCAACATCAACTTTGATGTCTTTGTCCACCTGCCCGCCAATCACAGATCCGTGATGATGCGTAAATCCGGCGACATCGTCGACCAAAAGCATCTGGACAAGTTCAATGCCTTAAAACAGCAGATGTACATCAAAAAGACCCAGATGAAACCGTTCTTTGAATACGCCCGCACGGTGATGAGCATGCGCAACATGCCCCTGCCGATCTCGATGACAGAAAAATTCCACCGCTCGAAAAAAGTCATCTATGAAATCATGGCGCAGTTCCTGAATGGTGCTTCCACGGACTATTCCGAAGGCAAAGTGATCCTTGATAAATGCAAATCCATCGTTGCCGACTTTGAACTGACCAAAGATCTTCCCCCGCAGGAGATCTTTGATGAGGTCTTCCGTTTCTCAGGCAATGTGCGAACCCTTTACCATGACTGCATCTGTCTGTCGGCATACGCCGCTTATTTCGCCCAATTGCTGGGCTGGAGTACCGACAAACGCGAAACTGCCGCCATCGCAGGCCTTCTGCACAATATTGGCTTGTCCCAGATGCCCGTCACCGTGGGTTCGAAACCCGTGAATGACTACACCCCGGAAGAGATCAGCCAGTATCAGCTGTACCCCGAGCGCTCGGTGGTCATGGTGAAAGCTAAAAAAGTACCGCTGCCGCAGGAGATTTCCGATGCCATCGGCCAGCACCGTGAAAATGGCGCCGGCACAGGCTTCCCTAAGAAGCTTATTAATGCGGATATTTCTGAGTTTGGCAAACTATTGGGGTTTGCTTATCGTTTCCATGAAATGACCGCTTTGACTGAAGGTGGAAAGCAAGCCCGCACAGCGACCCAGGCGATTCAGGATCTGCGCGACGAGGCCCTGTCTGGATCCGGCAACGTCGATCTGTTGATGACCACGACCATTTTCAAGAAATGGAAACCGGCCGCTTAA